Genomic DNA from Oryza sativa Japonica Group chromosome 5, ASM3414082v1:
ACTCCTCATAAAACTTGCTTCTGCTCCAAATGTATGGATGATTGTCATCTAACCAGGTTAGGGCTTCAGGGCACCTCTCCTTTATCTTGTCCATGTGGTAGGTGAACTTCACATTTGTGAAGCTCTTAGCAGCTGCCCACATATTTTGGGCAAACAGAGGACcatggtacttcttcttcatGTTCTTCCACAAGTGTCTCATACATTCCCTATGTTCCACTCCTGGATATACATCATCTACAGCCCCCTCTATTCCTTTGCCTGCATCTGTACTAATAACCAAACCTACAATGGTACAAAATTGTAGTTAGCAACTGGAATAATATGCAAATGCAACATGAAGGATGAAAGATGAAAGATGTAAGAAAAAATACGAACCTGTAGGGGTACCAATAGCTTCCTTCAAATTTTGGACAAACCAAGTCCAACTTTCCTTAGACTCTGTCTCAATCACTCCGTAAGCGACAGGAAATAGCCTGTTATTACCATCTATTGCAACAGCGGATGCCAACTGCCCTCTAGACCTTCCTGTCAAGTGAGTGGAGTCCATGGCAATGTATGGCCTGCATCCTTGCAAGAACCCATCAATGCATAGTTTGAGAGCTACTAAGAACCTCCTAAAGCACACATCACCATTATTCTCTTCAGTGTCCAACTTAACTACACTGCCTGGCACTGATCTCAGAAGCTCATCTTGATAAGTAGGCAACAAGTTATAGCTGTCATCCCACCTCACATTTATCATGTCAAGTGCTCTCTCCTTGCCTCCGAAAACCCTTAAATAAGGTATATTCACTGAGTATTTCTTCTTCAGCTCTTCCTTCAGTTTCTTAGGTCCTAATGAGGGGTCATCCCGCAGCAACTCAACTACTCGGTCAGCTACCCATTTATTTGAAGCCATTGTTTCACCGCAATTATTAAAAGAACCACAAGTGTGCTTTGGTCCACTTATCTTAACCTGCAGCCATAGAGTGCATAGACAAAATTCATGTTAAGTAAGGACAAGGCTGAAATTACTTAATGCAGAAAAGaactaaaaaaatacaaatctgAACTTACCTTACATCCAATGTACTTGGGACTAGTAGATGCAAAAACAGCCACTTGCAACCTTGATCCGCACTCTTGCATTTGGCTCTAAATCTTTTCTTGTCTTTCTTGATAATGTCAAAAGCATGATCATTCAAGATACAATGATGTGTAACTGCTGACTTGCATTGATTCACATCTGGGAACACCACACCAACATCAATACATGGATCATGAACATCATATGCAAAGACAGGgacatcatcgtcgtcatcctcATCAACTATTTCTTGATCAGGATCAAACTCAGGGTCAGAGCAGTCAAATTCAGAATCAAATGATTCCGCCAAGTCAGAGTCATAGCTGCTATCACTCTGTGCCACAAGTGATTCGGTGTCAGAGTATATGCCCTCATCAACAACTCCGACTGCCTCCTCATCACATGGACCCCTTTTTTTGGATTTCTTGGCTCTCTCATTAGTGGCTGTCACATTTGTGGCTCTCTCATTAGTGGCTATCACATTTGTGGCTCTCTCATTTGTGGCTATCTCATTTGTGGCTATCTCAATAGTGGCTCTCTCATTAGTAGCTATCTCACTTATGGCTGCCCTATTCCTCACTGAAGGATGATACCTACGTTTTGTGGGTGAAAATTGCAATGGACCATCAAAATCAATTATTTGGGCATCAATGCATACAACCCCCTTCTCTAGGTTCAGCTGAAACCAATCTAGCAATTGTTCATCTAATGTAATCTCAACAGAGTCACCATCCATAGAACACCACAAAGTCATGTATTGCTTAGAACCCCATATGAAGTGTTCAGCTATGAAATTTACTAATTCTAGCAAGCCATAGTTATGCATGTCAACAAGTTGGGTTGGCGATGTTTTACCCTCCATATAGGTCTTTGACCCTTCATCTAGCAAGCTGAAAAACGACCCAACTCTAACAACTAATTTCAACTCATTGTGATTTGTCCTACAAATCATAGCAACAAAAATATACATTTAGCTAATTGTTGCATGTTACCTGTCgatgatatgggcccgggggtatcaggtttagagggaggaggccgccccccgataccacgtggccctcccccgaggggagtcaggcccaaggtggggtggcggccactccttcctcaaagactagtcggaggaggctgccccccgattcCACGTGGCCACTCCttccccaaagactagtcggaggaggctgcccccccgatgccacgtggccctcccccgaggggagtcaggcccgaggtagggtggcggccactccttcccagagactggatggaggaggctgccctccaatgccacgtggccctcccccgaggggggtcgggcccgaggtagggcggcggccactccctggccgagactagagggagaaggccgccccaggtgccacgtggctccccccagaggggggatcgggcccgagttcgggcggcgaccgccccctcccgtgactagggttcgggctcccccgaccccctctctaggtcaccacgtacagtgggttaggtgtccgcctccaggtgcccacctacccgcatttatggcgtCCTGAGCGGTCGCGCcacaccgcatttaatgcggtgtgcagtgcactcaaccggtctgtgaccggtcgaatgactgaTGGGACCCAAGATGTCAGGCGCACCATCGCGTGTGTCAGGCGACGTGCAGCCCGACAtatcccatcaaataatgatggtgagaggttctcatcctcttatcccaaccggagtcggtcctcccgctctggtcaaagcaaggctcccgtttcccggtgtaataggagctcagaagtcttcacccattaaatggtgactgacaggggcaccccccgtgtcaggcggcaagatttgacaggccccatcatcaagacgacgtgtgcttggcttcccaagtcaggagacaagacatgcatttaatgcaaagattataatacttctccaccggagctaggttaggttgttgggcccatgtggtaaccccttgaggtataaaaggaggtccaggcctagtgGTGGAGGGGGGGACTTCCGAGCGAACTGGCGCTTGGGTCTCGCAACCCCAAGCACTGGTGTTCTACATTCAATCAATCATGCATAGGAGTAGGGTtttacgcttcatagcggcccgaacctgtataaacctcttTGGTCTGATCGTCTTGGAGTGGCCTAACCCCATCAAGACCACACAGCTCCGCTCACcaagccctcgaatctcacccgctgcccccggccgaactcacaaaggggggcctcacggttccctggtggaggagttcattctccgacaCCTCTGgcacgccaggtaggggacGTGTTGTGATTTTTGAGGTTCTTTCGAGCGCCGGCGTGGTGAGTGTCGCACCGCCGCTACGGGGGAAGGCGCAGCATCCTCAGGAGTGTCGCGCCACCCCAGGCAGGGGGCAAGGCCCCCCACATCCCCACCAGGTAAGCTTGGCTACCATgtctttgtggcgagtcttcggaatgtccgaggACCCCCAAAGCTCCAGCCCTGcctcaccgagaagtacgatgATGGCGCCGACCCCTCCGAGTCCCTCCAGATCTGCACGGCGATCAtagaggcggcggagggtggcGACCGGGTCATGGCGAACGTCTTCTCCTTGGCCCTCAGGGGCCAAGCGCGGGGTTGGTCCATGAACCTGCTGCAGCCTCGGTTCACTCCTGGGAAACATTTCACAGGGGTAAAAAGGTAGTTCACTAAATCAAaaattctttattttcttcCATAAATTCAGTCCCACTAACCTCCATCCAAAACAGGGGCAAACATCTCTttcagttcaaaaaaaaagtgggggcaaaaacgaaaaccccaaaaagtaggggcaaaatcaatattagaGATGAAAATGGGGGCAAAAACGAAATTATcccttattttagctatatttgGTACTTGATTTAGGTCTCACTTAGAGCATTGTACAGGGCATACAAATTTGACGGCACAGCCCTGCCTCAACCAAGCTGGGACTCTAACATATGATGGACGCCAATGCTAACGGAGCATTAATGGTAGTACATGAGAGTAACTTATATAGTATATGATCCAAAATATAAGTCCCTTTAGCCTTATATATTCCCCCGTTCTaaaataatttcattttttATCTATCCCATACATATCAATACAAAACCCCAAAAGTCTATGATACTCCCGTTTTATCAAATTTCAATGTAATCATTTCTCTCTTTATAtactcaaaatatatttatactCTATTTTTATAAACTCTGACGTAATAAtgtctttaaaaaaataaacttattatagGGCAAATGGAATGGAAGGGTCTAAAACGAAGTTATTatgagagggagggagtaatTACTACCACATATATTATGAGTTATAGGTTAAAGATAACCTGATTTTGAgacatcatctttttttttcttctttgccgaGTATATGTGAAAGTCAATAATGTCGCTAGTTACTCCTAAATTTTCTAAAAGCAACTTAAACTTTAGTTATGATGAATTATTGGCTTGGGGATATTGACTTCAAATCTAATATTGAACGGGTTCCACTTACCTTTTATAAGAACAATGCGATGCGTGACGGTGTGAGGCTTTGTAAGATATTCTATTTGTTACTGACGTTGTGTACTACGCAGTCGTCCAGAAGTCAGATGCTCAAGTCATACGTATAGCATTTCGCCTTTATATGGATAAGTATATCCAACCTAGTCAGACATAGATAGGGTAACAAGCAGAGTAAAATTCATCTGGATACGGTTTAGAATTGAGATCCTCGGCAGCGCGCCCGTGCGGAAGTGCATCTTGCGCGGAAACCATCGTGTCTCTCGGATTTGTACGACACCGGTGCGTGTCGAATTTGTACTACGGCTCAGCGGGTTTCCCTGAGTTTCACCGCCCCAAAACCGCGAGCATCCGCCGTTGCACGAGCCGTTGGCCGTTGCGTCTCCGCCGCGTGCGCATGGGCGTGGCTCATCTGGGGAAGCGGATCCTCTGACTTTGGGTTGCAAAGTCACAGGCGTGCAGTTCTGCTCTATCCACCGTTCGTTATCATCCGACGATCCAAAATCGTCCCCCCagttcctttcttcttcctctgtttCCTTGCTCCTATTTCTGCGTAGCTTCACGGTTGGCCGCCATGGCTGTCACTCTTGGCCAACAAAGCACACAATTTCTGCCGCTCAAAAGGTGTAGACATGttgttgaaaattttcttttaaggCTACAGCTTCTGTCTTAGTCAGATTGTTGTTGCAACAAGAAAAATGGCATTCGATTATTGTTGAAGCTTCTCCCTTTGCATGATCTTACCCAAAGTCTAAGACCACTGAATTTGAACATCACTTTCTCCAGTGAAGGACTATCATCAGTACTTAACGAGCTGACATTTCAACGACGCACCTGGTATCGTGTCCCCATATCATCACCAAGCTCTATTCGCGCAATGATGCGGGGATGCGTGGGGTACGAGGCTAAAAGATTGCCCTATAGCAAGCCCCTTTTCGTTTTCTGCATCGGCCATGATGCGATTGAAGTTTGTTGAAAGCCGACAATGGCAACCGGCCATGAAGCTATGCAACGAAGGGAGCAAGGaacggaggaagaagaaagaaattagGAGAATGAGTTTAAACCGTCTGATGATAATGGACGGTGGATAGAATGGAACTTCACGCTCATGACTTTGATATGCAAAGTCAGAGGATCCGCGTCCGCTCATCTGTCATCTCGTTCTTCTCACGTCAGGAATCTCCAGAGGGACCCACCCGGCCATCCACGTGACTAGTTGTACATTTTCTTAATTCCCTTATCCTTTGTCTGCCGTACGCCGCTGATTTTTTGTTACCCCTAAAAAGTCTCCTTTCCAAGTTCTATTTGGACTGAGACTGTTACGTGGGCCCCATCGACATGGTTGGCTTGGAAGTACACTTCCGATCGTATAATGAACGTCAACGTGTGCAATAAAAGATatcttgttgattttgttttggAGTGTTTTCTTGTTAATTGGATCACGCCGCACCGCACTTGTCCGTGTTGGCCTCCCAAAAATCCGTTATAAAttatcttttatctttagaaaaatcACTCACCTCAAAAGATAATTTATAACCAAAAGACCAAAAACCAATCGCACAATTGTCAAGCCAACCACCCCAGATCTACTTACGACAAACACCCAATCCAGGCCGTCCATTCCCAAACAAGAGCGGATCTGAGCCGTACAAATCCTGAGTGCGGATCCGCTTATGGCGCAAAGGCGAAGGGTACTCGAGGCTACCGGTTAAAACGCCCAAGTCAGTGGCTCTCGTCCTCCTTTCTCCTACGCggccggagagaggaggggggaagAGAGGATCTCGCAGAGCGCCATAGCCTCGGATCCAGAAGCGGAATTCGGTGGAGGTCTCGGGCACCTGGATCGATCGGAGGAAGGGAAGGCGGAGCAGCGGTGatggggaaggcggcggcggtggggacggcggtggtggtggccgcggcggtcggggtggcggtggtgctggcgcggaggcggaggaggagggaccTGGAGCTGGTGGAGGGAGCCGCggcggagaggaagaggaaggtggcggcggtgatCGAGGACGTGGAGCACGCGCTGTCGACCCCGACGGCGCTGCTGCGGGGCATCTCGGACGCCATGGTCACCGAGATGGAGCGAGGCCTGCGCGGGGACAGCCACGCCATGGTTAAGATGCTCATCACCTACGTCGACAACCTCCCCACCGGGTAAGCGCCTCGATTCCGATCTGATGTCTGATTCCTTTCGTTTTTCGTATTATGTTTCCTTTCGTTTTTAGTATTATGGGTTTGGAACTTTGTGATCTAAAAAGTTTGGAATTGGGAAAGGTCTCGTATTGATGCGAATCGTTCGGGAACAAATCTAGTAGTGACGCGCGTAACCGTGGGAATTTATCTCCGTGCTCTGATTAGGACCGACTGACCTTTTGATGGGATGGTAGGAAATGTGCGAATtctttttatgatgtttgtacgAAAATCAGATTCCCCCGAAAATTGCGCCTAGTGGTGATCCGAAGAGAATGGAACTATAATCTCCCATTTGATCTTCATGTGGTTTTGGTGTCTCGTATTCGTGAATTGGGATTTTTTTTGTACGTTCCGATCGAAGCTAGATCAATCCTAGCTTTGCCAAACAATATAAGCCATTTGTTATAACTGAAATAAGTTATGTAACCACAAGGAAACGCTTGCTCTCGGACTCTGCTGAGGAGAGCCAAGGCAAATTGGCTCATACCAGTGATTGAAGGAAAAATGTGGAGTCGTGGGCATCTGAAATTGCTTCTCATGCACCAGGACGCAGGATTTCGGTGATGGGGGTACAGAGTTACTAAAGCATCAtgcaatgagaaaaaaaatgaagtgctAGTATGTGTTATTAACACAAACATAAATCAttgttatagaaaaaaatataaagtagCCAAGAGAAAATGATAATACTCTTGACAAGGATGATTTTTGTGCTTGAAAATGATTGTTTTAATTTAGCTGATTGTGCATACACATACTATACATACATGTTATAGATTATAGATCACATTTGTTTGCTAAAACAATTTGCGGGGTACCGGATTACGAACTGTACCCCTCATGTCCTTGTGTAAACAGGATTCTACATAGAACTCAAACAAGATAGATAAATTGGCCTATCTAAGCTAGGAAAGATAGGTCTCCCGTCAACATATCCTATCGTTCTCAGATGATCTTCGGTTTTGTGATCTATAGTAGATCGTCCATTTGTTCCTAATTTGGCTCTTTAGGATTTCTGATTATgatatgtgattaattaatttgatcgTCCATTTGTTCCTACTTTGGCTCTTTAGGATTTCTGATTATgatatgtgattaattaatttcttgttGGTTTGATTTGTTAAGGCTTCAGTGACAGGTAATTAACTAATGTATGGCAGAGAGTTTCTTTGCATTGTGGTTTCCTTGTTAGCAATCTGACCAATTAGATCCATCAGTCGAGCTTATCTCATGGTATAGTTGGTCTGGTAATAAGTTTCTCTGTAACCTCCACATCGTTAAGCTAAATGTGGCAGGCACATCCTGAAGGAAGTTTCTTAAATATAATGATTCATTCTTATTCTATCGGATCCTTCTACCAGTCTGTTAGAACTCACTCACCCATAAGCATACAATGTTTCCTGCTGCCTTCTTCCAAAAGTAGTAATTTCATTCTTTGATCATAATGATTTCCCTTTGCAGAAATGAACAGGGGTTGTTTTATGCATTGGATCTTGGAGGAACCAACTTCCGCGTCCTGCGAGTCCAACTCGGTGGCAAGGAGAAACGTGTCGTCCAACAACAGTACGAGGAAGTCTCAATTCCACCACATCTGATGGTTGGAACTTCCATGGTAAGCATTTGCTGCTTGATTTTAAATTTCTTGGAGCTGTACATTCCATGCTTGTCTTATGTATTTTCTGACTATTAATGCAGGAACTGTTTGATTTTATTGCTTCtgcattgtcaaaatttgttgATACTGAAGGTGATGATTTCCACCTCCCAGAAGGGAGACAGAGAGAGCTGGGCTTCACCTTTTCCTTCCCAGTGAGCCAGACATCAATATCGTCAGGAACGCTCATCAAGTggacaaagggtttctccatcAATGACGCGGTAAAAGTCAAAAATAACTTTTGGACATACCCTGACTAGAACACAATCCTGATCCTTCTTTAAACACATGAATTATGTCACAAGGTTCCTTGATAAAGCTTGATTGAATATGGCAATGGAGTATTTCAATTAGCTATTTGCTACAATCTCCCTTTGTGTACATTGTAATCAACTTAACTAGGTTAGTGAAAAGAAATATCGACCTTGATCAGGAAGCATATTTAATTTGAGGATCTTTAATAGTACTCAGTATTATGTTTGCCTGGTTGATCATATCTGTGTGAACTGTCAAGCATCCAATAAGAATAATTTGATTTTGCTATATTATCTCCTGAATTAGGTTGGCGAAGATGTTGTATCTGAGTTGGGCAAGGCCATGGAGAGGCAGGGATTAGATATGAAAATTGCAGCATTGGTAAgttaatatatattaatttcGTCAATTTCTTACTTCCACACTATATCTATGCTCAGCTCCGTTATCTGAGGCATTGATAATCATTTGTATCCTGATGCTGCTTTTGGGGTATTCACATCTGATGATGTGATGCAAACATTGTTGACATGATTTACCACTGATGTTAGGTTAATGACACTGTCGGCACATTGGCTGGTGGGAGGTATGCGGATAACAGTGTTGTTGCTGCTATAATATTGGGCACTGGTACAAATGCAGCATATGTTGAGAATGCTAATGCAATTCCTAAATGGACCGGTTTACTGCCTAGGTCCGGAAATATGGTTAGTGTGTGAATACCTTATGCTTGGGATTATCATTAGTTGTCTATGTCTTATAGATGATCAATGCCAACACTCTTGAATGTTAaccctacttaaaaaaatatgtaaacgTGGAATTATTTGGTATTCTCTAGGTAATCAACACAGAATGGGGGAGCTTTAAATCAGATAAGCTTCCTCTTTCAGAATTCGATAAAGCAATGGATTTTGAAAGCTTGAATCCTGGAGAGCAGGTATTCTATCCCCAGTATTTTCCTCTCCTTTTAGTTTTAGCCTTTTAGGTGGACCGC
This window encodes:
- the LOC4339361 gene encoding hexokinase-5 translates to MGKAAAVGTAVVVAAAVGVAVVLARRRRRRDLELVEGAAAERKRKVAAVIEDVEHALSTPTALLRGISDAMVTEMERGLRGDSHAMVKMLITYVDNLPTGNEQGLFYALDLGGTNFRVLRVQLGGKEKRVVQQQYEEVSIPPHLMVGTSMELFDFIASALSKFVDTEGDDFHLPEGRQRELGFTFSFPVSQTSISSGTLIKWTKGFSINDAVGEDVVSELGKAMERQGLDMKIAALVNDTVGTLAGGRYADNSVVAAIILGTGTNAAYVENANAIPKWTGLLPRSGNMVINTEWGSFKSDKLPLSEFDKAMDFESLNPGEQIYEKLISGMYLGEIVRRILLKLAHDAALFGDVVPSKLEQPFVLRTPDMSAMHHDSSHDLKTVGAKLKDIVGVPDTSLEVRYITSHICDIVAERAARLAAAGIYGVLKKLGRDKMPKDGSKMPRTVIALDGGLYEHYKKFSSCLESTLTDLLGDDVSSSVVTKLANDGSGIGAALLAASHSQYAEID